From Gimesia panareensis, the proteins below share one genomic window:
- a CDS encoding FHA domain-containing protein — MAVCLVPVNQGRPIVLDKAIILVGRHPDCDIVITDSPKISRKHCCLAIVNDRPIVRDLGSMNGVYVNGSRIDQEVRLKLHDEIKIGNVAYHLENIGADNQKKQESTDSKMSSDDAPTKAPSVQHFKKPGKDVDISQQFPVAISESGQNVKANENLESNELDGEDEDDDDSYSDSFEGHGSNIEFISSS, encoded by the coding sequence ATGGCAGTCTGTTTAGTCCCTGTGAATCAAGGTCGCCCCATTGTGTTAGATAAGGCGATCATTCTTGTCGGGCGGCATCCGGACTGCGATATCGTCATCACTGACAGCCCGAAAATTTCCCGGAAACACTGCTGTCTGGCGATTGTCAATGACCGCCCCATCGTCCGCGATCTGGGCAGTATGAACGGCGTTTACGTCAACGGAAGCCGCATCGACCAGGAAGTCCGGCTGAAGCTGCACGATGAAATCAAAATCGGCAATGTCGCTTACCACCTGGAAAACATTGGTGCCGACAACCAGAAGAAACAGGAATCGACGGACAGCAAAATGAGCTCCGACGATGCACCCACCAAAGCGCCTTCCGTGCAGCACTTCAAAAAGCCGGGTAAAGACGTCGATATCTCACAGCAGTTCCCCGTGGCCATTTCCGAGAGCGGGCAGAACGTCAAAGCCAACGAGAACCTGGAAAGCAACGAACTGGACGGCGAAGACGAAGATGACGACGACAGTTATTCGGATAGCTTTGAAGGTCACGGCTCCAACATCGAATTCATTTCGTCTTCGTGA
- a CDS encoding YfhO family protein: MSRSPQKKAEPAHSAETKPLGTPLFVGIILIMAIALTWVFWSGLWSGGGLIGGDLYTYFFPQKTFFAERLQAGEFPLWNSYIGHGVPLVAESQTGAFYPFNYFAYRFLPVNTAYNFVQILHYILAFVFTALYVRRLGYSLVAALFAGLVYTYGWFPSRICLEWAIIGGAWLPLTLWCVESFFQTRYWRFPILLCFALSMQILPGHFNLAFITQLMLLVYIPARIWFSRDVTTEALKPYRRRTIILLLLAFISTYALSAVQLAPTWELKQHSQRAEVGERSHHPGYGHIPVWYMTQIVAPWAWYPYEVNLDAGLAPGSEATNQVEAHLYFGIAAVLLLVYGTWRGAWTSDRRLVLLAIIGFLALLYTPGWFLPITKHLPGFSFFTGPGRYGILTTFAVAVIAGVCLERLVANWKPAIQVTIVAAICLFTTADFWVVSRYVTYATIISNPPINNVDKSTLRKIASEYGKPVRLFAPGANLPTLIGVASTPVYLGIGPEQYFDPALTIPEPLPFKEPATPEQIEWLRKAGVTHILSQHPLDLNRWPVKPVWSDFDAVINPAWGRFDEPLYFYELTGSRGRVAWAHPMADQTADLKQYRANEIVIEAETPEEDTLILTDLLYPGWSVYVDGQPAEAELVDGMYRGVKLSAGKHEVVWAYQSGWFLIGAIISCITLLVILTIAHFRFWHPFLFRMKNQGRQFPPVEPASAEDVTKTK; the protein is encoded by the coding sequence TTGAGTCGTTCCCCCCAGAAGAAAGCCGAACCCGCCCACTCTGCGGAAACAAAACCGCTCGGCACGCCCCTGTTTGTCGGCATCATCCTCATCATGGCCATCGCCCTGACGTGGGTTTTCTGGAGCGGTCTCTGGTCGGGTGGAGGACTGATCGGCGGCGACCTCTATACCTATTTCTTCCCGCAGAAAACGTTCTTCGCAGAACGTCTGCAGGCAGGCGAATTTCCGCTCTGGAATTCGTACATCGGTCATGGCGTCCCACTCGTAGCGGAAAGCCAGACCGGCGCCTTCTATCCGTTCAACTATTTCGCCTATCGCTTTCTGCCGGTCAACACCGCATATAACTTCGTGCAGATCCTGCATTACATCCTCGCGTTTGTGTTTACCGCTCTGTATGTCAGGCGCCTCGGTTATTCACTGGTGGCAGCGCTGTTCGCAGGGCTGGTCTACACCTACGGCTGGTTTCCCTCGCGGATCTGCCTGGAATGGGCGATCATCGGCGGTGCCTGGCTCCCGTTGACGCTCTGGTGTGTCGAGTCATTTTTCCAGACCCGCTACTGGCGGTTTCCGATTCTGCTCTGCTTCGCACTCAGTATGCAGATCCTGCCCGGCCACTTTAACCTGGCCTTCATCACGCAGCTGATGCTGCTGGTTTATATCCCCGCCCGCATCTGGTTCAGCCGTGATGTCACTACCGAAGCACTCAAACCGTATCGCAGGCGGACGATCATTCTGCTGCTGCTCGCTTTCATTTCTACCTACGCACTTTCGGCAGTCCAGCTGGCACCTACGTGGGAACTCAAACAACACAGCCAGCGGGCCGAGGTGGGCGAACGTTCGCACCATCCCGGCTATGGACACATCCCGGTCTGGTACATGACGCAAATCGTCGCGCCCTGGGCCTGGTATCCTTATGAAGTCAACCTCGATGCCGGCCTGGCACCGGGCTCGGAAGCGACGAATCAGGTAGAAGCACATCTCTACTTTGGTATCGCCGCGGTGCTGCTGCTCGTTTATGGAACCTGGCGTGGCGCCTGGACCAGTGACCGCCGACTGGTATTACTGGCCATCATTGGCTTCCTGGCACTGCTCTACACCCCCGGCTGGTTTCTGCCAATCACGAAACATCTGCCCGGTTTCAGCTTCTTTACCGGCCCCGGACGGTACGGCATCCTCACCACCTTCGCGGTCGCGGTGATCGCTGGCGTCTGCCTGGAACGGCTCGTCGCCAACTGGAAACCTGCGATTCAAGTGACGATAGTTGCTGCAATCTGTCTGTTTACAACCGCGGATTTCTGGGTAGTCAGCCGCTATGTGACTTACGCTACGATCATCTCCAATCCGCCGATCAATAATGTCGATAAGAGCACACTGCGAAAAATCGCCAGCGAGTACGGCAAACCGGTCCGGCTGTTTGCCCCGGGCGCAAACCTGCCCACGTTGATCGGCGTGGCTTCGACGCCCGTCTATCTGGGCATCGGTCCTGAGCAGTATTTCGATCCCGCCCTGACGATCCCTGAGCCGCTGCCGTTCAAAGAACCGGCAACGCCGGAGCAGATTGAATGGCTGAGAAAAGCAGGGGTGACGCACATCCTAAGTCAGCATCCGCTCGATCTGAATCGCTGGCCGGTCAAACCGGTGTGGAGTGATTTCGATGCGGTGATCAATCCTGCCTGGGGCCGCTTCGACGAACCTCTTTATTTCTATGAACTCACAGGTTCCCGCGGTCGCGTCGCCTGGGCGCATCCCATGGCTGATCAAACGGCAGACCTCAAGCAGTATCGGGCGAATGAAATTGTGATCGAGGCAGAGACGCCCGAAGAGGATACGTTGATTCTGACCGATTTACTCTATCCCGGCTGGTCAGTGTATGTCGATGGACAACCAGCCGAAGCGGAACTGGTGGATGGCATGTATCGCGGGGTGAAACTCTCTGCAGGCAAGCACGAGGTCGTCTGGGCGTATCAGTCGGGCTGGTTTCTGATAGGCGCCATCATCAGCTGTATTACGCTGCTCGTTATTTTGACAATCGCCCACTTCCGGTTCTGGCACCCGTTCTTGTTTCGGATGAAAAACCAGGGCAGACAGTTTCCGCCCGTAGAGCCAGCCTCAGCAGAGGATGTCACGAAGACGAAATGA